One genomic window of Methanomicrobia archaeon includes the following:
- a CDS encoding ASCH domain-containing protein, which produces MVDMILSVKSEYADRILDGVKRFEFRTQRPRRQVSRVYIYATSPRKRIVGCFRLIRVLSGSPEEIWETCGNHGGIEKEKFFSFFGNSEMIYGFEVGYIERFNPPIDPFKMNCDFRAPQSFAYVYDIDEIGLNGESLPLQISK; this is translated from the coding sequence ATGGTTGATATGATCCTCTCTGTGAAGTCGGAGTATGCTGATAGGATCCTTGACGGGGTAAAGCGTTTTGAGTTCAGGACGCAAAGACCTCGACGTCAAGTTTCTCGCGTTTACATCTATGCAACTTCCCCAAGAAAAAGAATTGTTGGGTGTTTTCGATTAATCCGAGTCCTCAGTGGTTCGCCAGAAGAGATTTGGGAAACGTGTGGAAATCACGGTGGAATTGAAAAAGAAAAATTTTTCTCTTTCTTTGGGAATAGCGAGATGATATATGGGTTTGAGGTTGGTTACATTGAGCGTTTCAACCCGCCAATTGACCCGTTTAAGATGAATTGCGATTTTAGGGCACCTCAAAGCTTTGCTTATGTTTACGACATTGATGAAATCGGCCTGAACGGAGAATCTTTACCCCTTCAAATTTCGAAATAG
- a CDS encoding TSUP family transporter, translating to MWDLQFYLLIGLLVFAGFTVRVVTGFGSTMLIAPLLALFLAPKQVVVFVILLESAIGVIFILKEKLNFDEKPIFIGGIAGIIAGILLFGWLSQMLVGLIIGVSVLTFSLLFLANITFKTKREHPFFTTLGFLSGAMGVLTGINGPHIVLGLVNQGYDADFIRRCMITYLIVIDFITLASFSVSGYVTVKILKLLVYSIPFLLLAFGAGTCVLKFIDPEKLKRVILVTTLFAGIFAIWKIVP from the coding sequence ATGTGGGACCTTCAGTTTTACCTCCTGATCGGGTTACTCGTCTTCGCCGGGTTTACCGTACGCGTCGTCACCGGCTTCGGCTCCACGATGCTCATCGCGCCCTTACTTGCGCTCTTTTTAGCGCCGAAGCAGGTGGTCGTGTTTGTCATTCTCCTGGAGAGCGCCATCGGGGTGATCTTCATCCTCAAAGAGAAATTGAACTTCGACGAGAAGCCGATTTTCATCGGTGGTATTGCGGGTATAATCGCCGGGATACTGTTGTTCGGGTGGTTATCGCAAATGCTCGTGGGGTTGATCATCGGCGTAAGCGTGTTAACGTTTTCCCTCCTCTTTCTCGCGAATATCACGTTCAAAACGAAGCGAGAGCACCCGTTTTTTACGACGCTCGGATTTCTGAGCGGTGCGATGGGCGTGCTCACGGGCATTAATGGGCCGCACATTGTGCTGGGGTTGGTGAATCAAGGATATGATGCTGACTTCATACGACGGTGCATGATTACGTACCTCATAGTGATCGATTTCATTACGCTGGCCTCGTTTTCCGTTTCGGGCTATGTCACCGTGAAGATCCTCAAACTCCTCGTGTATTCCATACCGTTCCTCCTTCTCGCCTTTGGTGCGGGTACCTGCGTTTTGAAATTCATCGACCCAGAGAAGTTGAAACGGGTTATTCTCGTTACAACGCTCTTCGCCGGGATATTTGCGATTTGGAAGATCGTTCCTTGA
- a CDS encoding prefoldin subunit beta — protein sequence MSGSMEIPPQVQNMLAQLQQLRTQMDALGRQKLQVEAMLRDAENALEELEKVDADALVYKNVGELMIKASKDEVKEELAEKKETYGLRQKTLERQEERGQKRYQQLQQQLQEALGGVTQQPTSSA from the coding sequence ATGAGTGGAAGTATGGAAATACCACCTCAAGTGCAAAACATGCTTGCGCAGCTCCAGCAGCTAAGGACTCAGATGGATGCGTTGGGACGGCAGAAGCTACAGGTAGAAGCCATGCTACGCGATGCGGAAAATGCACTGGAGGAATTGGAGAAGGTTGATGCCGATGCGCTGGTTTACAAGAACGTTGGCGAATTAATGATAAAAGCAAGCAAGGACGAGGTAAAAGAGGAGTTGGCAGAGAAGAAGGAGACCTACGGCCTGAGACAGAAGACCCTTGAACGCCAGGAGGAGCGAGGCCAGAAGCGATACCAGCAGTTACAGCAGCAGTTGCAAGAGGCATTGGGCGGCGTTACGCAGCAGCCGACGAGCTCGGCATAA
- a CDS encoding RtcB family protein, translating to MDIPLEKIREDVWEVPQTFRDYMRAPARIYAAEALLEKMRRDLTLQQTITVASLPGIEKYSLVMPDGHQGYGFPIGGVAATDFEEGVISPGGVGYDINCGVRLIRTNLRESDVRPHLSEIVDGLFEYIPSGLGLSGKVRLSFSQLEEVLRGGTEWCIENGYGWEEDVERTEEGGRLKAANPDKIDEKSKQRGAPQLGTLGSGNHFLEVQVVDEIFDERLAKAFGIEEKGQVTVLVHTGGRGFSHGVCTYYLRKFEREMRNDPVLARILDLERELACAYLKSRTGMDYFESMCSCANYAFANRQLAMHWVREVFEDTLGRKAEEMEMRMVYDIAHNIAKEEEHVIEGKRKKLCVHRKGATRAFPAGDERLPPIYRSVGQPVLIPGSMGTRSFLAVGTETAKDETFGSCAHGSGREMSRTAAMRQYRGSDVKAALAQKNILVKARERTKGDVRKKRGVPFDKYGELAEEVSAAYKDPEVVVQSCETSGIAKKVAAFRAIAVIKG from the coding sequence ATGGATATCCCGCTTGAAAAAATTCGAGAGGATGTATGGGAAGTCCCCCAGACATTTAGAGATTATATGCGCGCGCCAGCGCGGATATACGCTGCAGAAGCGCTTTTAGAGAAGATGCGACGTGATCTCACGCTGCAACAGACGATCACAGTCGCTTCGCTGCCCGGCATTGAGAAATATTCGCTGGTTATGCCCGACGGCCACCAAGGCTATGGCTTTCCAATCGGCGGCGTAGCGGCTACCGACTTCGAGGAAGGCGTTATATCGCCCGGTGGTGTCGGCTACGACATCAACTGCGGCGTGCGACTCATTCGAACGAATCTGCGCGAGAGCGATGTCAGACCGCATCTGTCTGAGATAGTCGATGGGCTGTTTGAGTATATCCCCTCAGGACTTGGGCTATCGGGAAAGGTGCGCTTGTCATTCAGCCAGTTGGAGGAGGTGCTTCGTGGCGGTACGGAGTGGTGCATTGAGAACGGCTACGGTTGGGAGGAAGATGTCGAGCGAACAGAGGAAGGCGGACGATTAAAAGCAGCCAACCCCGATAAGATCGATGAGAAATCAAAGCAGCGAGGTGCGCCACAGCTCGGCACACTCGGCTCGGGCAATCATTTCCTGGAAGTGCAGGTCGTGGACGAAATCTTTGACGAACGGCTCGCAAAGGCCTTTGGGATCGAGGAGAAGGGGCAAGTAACGGTTTTGGTGCATACCGGCGGTCGAGGCTTTTCACACGGCGTGTGCACTTACTATCTGCGAAAATTCGAACGCGAGATGCGGAACGATCCCGTATTGGCACGGATACTCGATTTAGAGCGGGAATTGGCGTGCGCGTATTTAAAGAGTCGCACGGGCATGGATTATTTTGAATCGATGTGCTCCTGCGCGAACTACGCGTTTGCGAACCGTCAGCTCGCAATGCACTGGGTACGAGAGGTGTTTGAAGACACGCTGGGCAGGAAAGCGGAGGAGATGGAGATGCGGATGGTCTACGATATCGCACACAACATCGCGAAAGAGGAGGAGCACGTAATCGAGGGCAAACGGAAGAAGTTATGTGTGCATCGTAAAGGCGCGACGAGAGCGTTCCCGGCCGGTGACGAGCGATTGCCGCCCATTTACCGCAGCGTTGGTCAGCCCGTGCTGATTCCCGGCTCGATGGGCACCCGCAGCTTTTTGGCCGTGGGCACCGAGACAGCCAAGGACGAAACGTTCGGAAGCTGCGCTCATGGTTCCGGCAGAGAGATGAGCAGGACCGCGGCAATGCGGCAATATCGGGGCAGTGACGTGAAAGCAGCATTAGCGCAGAAGAACATACTCGTGAAAGCGCGCGAGCGCACCAAGGGAGACGTGCGGAAGAAGCGCGGCGTTCCGTTTGACAAGTACGGTGAGCTGGCCGAGGAAGTATCCGCAGCGTACAAAGATCCTGAGGTAGTCGTTCAGAGTTGCGAGACGTCGGGGATAGCGAAGAAAGTGGCAGCGTTCAGAGCGATAGCGGTAATAAAAGGCTGA
- a CDS encoding AAA family ATPase, translating to MRITISGLPGSGTTTVAKLLAKELSMELISAGELFRAMAKEKSLQLGQFSELAEANDDYDRWIDGQQGAEALKRENVIAEGRLSGFFVPTAELKIWLKAPLEIRAKRVVGRERIAYDDALMAMKEREQSEHTRYEQYYGIDLDDLSIYDLIIDSSRWREHDIVKLILVAKEGVK from the coding sequence ATGCGGATAACAATAAGCGGTCTTCCGGGCAGTGGCACCACCACGGTCGCGAAATTATTGGCAAAGGAGCTCTCGATGGAGCTCATTTCCGCTGGCGAGCTGTTCCGTGCAATGGCGAAGGAGAAGAGCTTGCAGTTGGGGCAGTTCAGTGAGCTGGCGGAGGCGAACGACGATTACGACCGCTGGATCGACGGGCAGCAGGGCGCAGAGGCGCTGAAGCGCGAGAATGTCATCGCTGAAGGCCGGCTCTCCGGGTTCTTCGTGCCGACCGCCGAGTTGAAGATATGGCTGAAGGCGCCGCTGGAAATACGGGCAAAGCGCGTTGTAGGTCGCGAACGAATAGCGTACGACGATGCGCTGATGGCGATGAAAGAGCGCGAGCAGTCGGAGCATACACGCTACGAGCAGTATTACGGGATAGATCTGGACGACCTGTCCATTTACGATCTGATAATCGATTCTTCACGGTGGCGTGAGCACGATATCGTGAAACTGATCCTGGTGGCGAAAGAGGGTGTGAAGTGA